A DNA window from Castanea sativa cultivar Marrone di Chiusa Pesio chromosome 7, ASM4071231v1 contains the following coding sequences:
- the LOC142644153 gene encoding uncharacterized protein LOC142644153, whose protein sequence is MSPITDCLKHGEFTWTKAATKAFKEVKREDDRGTVMRLPSISPNLLKWNVMPRGHGSWVDFLQRYYFVVKHRAGVENKAADALSRRVSLLSVMSVKVTGFERLKDDYQSCQDFGELYTSLSNASHPVLDDYSLQDGYLFKANKLCIPRSSVRDFLVWEIHAGGLAGHFGQDKTIEEVECQFYWPGLKRGVAKIVGQCRTCQLAKHRKQNTGLYTPLHSRIARGRT, encoded by the exons ATGTCTCCCATCACTGACTGCTTGAAACATGGGGAGTTTACTTGGACAAAGGCTGCTACTAAGGCCTTCAAGGAGGTGAAACGAGAAGATGACCGAGGCACTGTCATGCGTCTCCCCTCGATTTCACCAAACCTTTTGAagtggaatgtgatgcctcGAGG GCACGGTAGTTGGGTTGATTTTCTGCAACGCTACTACTTTGTGGTGAAACATAGAGCGGGAGTTGAGAATAAGGCTGCTGATGCACTGAGTCGAAGAGTATCTTTGCTATCAGTCATGAGTGTTAAGGTCACTGGGTTTGAACGACTTAAGGATGACTATCAATCATGCCAAGATTTTGGGGAGCTCTACACTAGCCTAAGTAATGCTTCACACCCCGTCTTGGATGATTATTCCCTTCAAGATGGTTACTTGTTCAAGGCCAACAAGTTGTGTATCCCTCGGTCGTCAGTGAGAGATTTTCTAGTTTGGGAGATACATGCAGGAGGCCTTGCAGGTCATTTTGGCCAAGATAAGACAATTGAGGAAGTGGAATGTCAATTCTATTGGCCTGGTCTTAAGAGGGGCGTTGCTAAGATAGTTGGTCAGTGTCGTACATGTCAACTAGCCAAACATCGCAAGCAAAACACTGGTCTGTACACGCCTTTACACAGCCGCATCGCCCGTGGCAGGACGTGA